In Syngnathus scovelli strain Florida chromosome 11, RoL_Ssco_1.2, whole genome shotgun sequence, one DNA window encodes the following:
- the rbm6 gene encoding RNA-binding protein 5 isoform X1, whose product MWNGPGQGPRGRPPFRGNHREEMFGRRDHPMPNFWGRDGMNMRPMGPMGSLDLPPPMDMRRLEGPPMWGHDMDPRGMRGRGLDRDHFRSGPGPNLNFRGQFDGNPRDNMMNSQGISGFDRGGRDPPTWGPNNRCMDMRDRDMFRDVPRFNNPNTDGRRGFPVDRTENNSDFRGMRPPMGIDDDSRFNMDMPPNERRMGDIDRRGGPPLNSRGGFEADMDFRDRPCPPPEFRDRDRSPLRFGNDGPPMDRPSAGPPANASGPQRSDFKHPEDQPRINKGPESSGSPLMDYRSGEEMTLAEEWKSRQKDKPPLSDEGMKGGSQPTHPAGFRRDATSGGPPAFVDKDRPPINFPGKDVCFPRADHFVEMDRPPFGRNSTQERTPPSVAPGRGIESNRWLAKRGTEQSQGNSTIGENFHKNQSTRQTMEPNNSFTGLDGITHSEGQTLGKMAEMEHFQSRDQDYRDIDYRTAPAKMFEYKQEDLQGTPLIEETKPDEHPQFTASGSKDQDYRSSSVEGKVSTTVSITGIPKTATMEQILGAITVPGGVPQPGMKIKNIPGYSSDTAYVEFLNLEDAVRFMESNKGSLKVGTRTVSLSYSHPDDSQRSVNESHRTLTPPMESQLSRPDQPSEEFESGQNGSASKGPTKPLPSTQWQRNSDLTPEAWQQQVDQQFQQQESETQAESWGNQNTLHHNSLQSKAIFKDSKTMIIKNIKPTTTVDAILKALDPFAYLDERNVRLIKAKTPGAKCFCFVDMDSHEEVTRLVDLLLNKPNPLYIDGVRVYAEVAKPLKHQNFRRELDKPNSLTPGYQPAGSTVEQQQFYPQPFVQPPPGMQAGLPTGSSNPPLSVDANIIQGVDYASQAVDPSYQLTGAHVPDDTVATANESFDAETQDTSSYLYDATSGFYYDPETTLYYDPASRYFYNAQNQEYLYWDTTTKAYVPVPGGNQGHQPVVMTAEDQAILSNPAADAPLDMKKPSAPPVASTKPPVSADNQGSLSPERKDDDDSPRRDDRPRSLAAVKIMKDMERWAKIQNRQKECVRSPSPLLRSGMDDDRKQSKTADAGFAVFERKNSGSEDLFKKPLAPVKKEEKSKRLMGSLGMLASDYAAGSDEEVEEDKEEVARQISKAPPNVREDKLTDWKKMACLLCRRQFPNKDALVRHQQLSDLHKQNMEIHLKIKRSKKELEALENQEKEKPVKGVNVSQTFPTQLTTREVVRSPEQKRRKHQQPQQHYNSWAGGSREMNKVSERPGLGSEPPPPRRQKKEHVAWDHATYKQAVRKAMFARFKELE is encoded by the exons ATGTGGAATGGACCAGGGCAAGGACCAAGGGGAAGACCTCCGTTTAG AGGTAATCACCGTGAAGAAAtgtttgggagaagagatcatcCGATGCCTAATTTTTGGGGTAGAGATGGGATGAATATGAGACCCATGGGCCCAATGGGTTCTTTGGATCTACCACCACCAATGGACATGAGAAGATTGGAAGGTCCACCAATGTGGGGACATGACATGGATCCACGCGGTATGCGTGGCAGAGGTCTGGACAGAGATCATTTCAGATCTGGCCCTGGTCCAAATTTAAATTTCCGAGGGCAGTTTGACGGAAACCCCAGAGACAATATGATGAATTCACAGGGTATCTCAGGATTTGATAGAGGAGGCAGAGATCCTCCAACATGGGGGCCAAACAACAGATGTATGGACATGAGGGACAGGGACATGTTTCGTGATGTGCCTCGCTTCAATAATCCCAACACGGATGGGAGAAGAGGGTTTCCCGTCGACAGAACAGAGAACAATAGTGATTTTCGGGGAATGCGGCCTCCAATGGGTATTGATGATGACAGTCGTTTTAACATGGACATGCCTCCCAATGAACGGAGGATGGGGGACATAGATAGAAGAGGAGGACCGCCTTTGAATTCAAGAGGTGGATTTGAGGCGGATATGGACTTCAGAGATCGCCCTTGTCCACCGCCTGAATTTCGAGACAGGGATCGCTCTCCTTTAAGATTTGGAAATGATGGCCCTCCAATGGACAGGCCGAGCGCTGGCCCACCTGCCAATGCTAGCGGGCCACAAAGATCCGACTTCAAGCATCCCGAAGACCAGCCCAGAATTAATAAGGGTCCAGAATCGAGTGGTAGCCCCCTCATGGACTATAGGAGCGGTGAAGAGATGACTCTTGCAGAGGAATGGAAGAGCCGACAAAAGGATAAACCTCCTCTTTCAGATGAAGGTATGAAAGGTGGTTCTCAGCCCACCCACCCAGCAGGTTTTAGGAGGGATGCCACCAGTGGAGGTCCACCAGCATTTGTAGACAAGGATAGACCGCCTATTAATTTTCCAGGCAAAGATGTTTGCTTCCCTCGTGCCGATCACTTTGTTGAAATGGATCGCCCTCCGTTTGGTCGAAACTCTACACAAGAAAGAACTCCACCCTCTGTCGCTCCGGGAAGAGGAATTGAAAGTAATCGCTGGCTCGCAAAAAGAGGCACGGAACAGAGTCAGGGTAACTCAACAATTGGTGAAAATTTCCATAAGAACCAGTCAACTCGTCAGACTATGGAGCCAAATAATAGTTTTACAGGACTTGACGGTATCACACACAGTGAAGGACAGACTCTGGGTAAGATGGCAGAAATGGAGCATTTTCAAAGCAGGGACCAAGACTACAGAGACATTGATTACCGGACAGCTCCTGCAAAGATGTTTGAGTACAAGCAGGAGGATCTGCAGGGGACACCACTGATTGAGGAAACCAAACCAGATGAGCATCCGCAATTCACTGCATCAGGTTCTAAG GATCAAGATTACAGAAGCTCGTCAGTGGAAGGCAAAGTTTCCACAACAGTATCCATAACTGGCATTCCAAAGACTGCGACGATGGAGCAG ATTCTAGGTGCCATTACAGTGCCAGGTGGGGTGCCACAACCAGGGATGAAGATTAAAAACATCCCAG GTTACAGCTCTGATACGGCCTATGTGGAGTTTTTAAACCTCGAGGATGCAGTCCGCTTCATGGAGTCCAACAAG GGTTCCCTCAAGGTTGGCACTAGAACAGTTTCCCTTAGCTACTCTCATCCAGATGACAGTCAAAGAAGTGTTAAT gaATCCCATCGCACCTTGACTCCACCCATGGAGTCACAGTTGTCCAGACCCGATCAGCCATCAGAAGAATTTGAGTCCGGCCAAAATGGGTCGGCGTCTAAAGGCCCCACGAAGCCCCTGCCTTCCACCCAGTGGCAGCGCAACTCTGACCTGACCCCAGAGGCCTGGCAGCAGCAGGTTGACCAGCAGTTTCAGCAGCAGGAAAGTGAGACGCAAGCAGAGTCTTGGGGCAACCAAAACACCCTTCACCACAATTCCCTTCAGTCCAAAGCAATCTTTAAGGACAGTAAAA CCATgatcataaaaaatataaagccCACCACAACAGTAGATGCCATTCTCAAAGCTTTGGATCCGTTTGCTTATCTGGATGAGAGAAATGTTCGTCTGATCAAGGCCAAGACCCCTGGAGCAAAGTGCTTCTGCTTTGTTGACATGGATTCCCACGAG gaAGTGACGCGCTTGGTGGACCTACTCCTCAACAAACCCAATCCCCTTTATATTGATGGAGTCAGAGTGTATGCAGAAGTTGCCAAACCCCTAAAGCACCAGAA TTTCCGAAGAGAGCTTGACAAACCAAACAGCTTGACTCCAGGCTATCAGCCGGCAGGCAGTACAGTGGAG CAGCAGCAGTTCTACCCGCAACCTTTTGTGCAGCCCCCTCCTGGAATGCAAG CCGGTTTGCCGACTGGTAGCAGTAATCCGCCTCTGTCAGTAGATGCCAACATTATCCAG GGAGTTGACTACGCCAGTCAAGCCGTGGATCCGTCCTACCAGTTGACCGGAGCACATGTGCCTGATGATACTGTAGCCACTGCCAATGAGTCGTTTG ATGCAGAGACGCAAGATACGTCCAGTTACTTGTACGACGCCACATCGGGCTTCTACTATGACCCTGAGACAACCCTGTACTATGACCCTGCCTCAAGA TACTTCTACAACGCACAGAACCAAGAGTATTTGTACTGGGACACGACAACAAAGGCATACGTTCCGGTGCCCGGAGGCAACCAGGGGCACCAACCTGTGGTCATGACGGCCGAAGACCAAGCCATTCTCTCTAACCCGGCAGCTGACGCTCCTCTGGATATGAAGAAACCCTCAGCGCCCCCAGTGGCCTCCACCAAACCGCCTGTTTCTGCTGACAACCAGGGAAGTCTGTCTCCTGAGAGGAAAGATGATGACGACTCGCCAAGAAGGGACGACAGACCAAGAAGCCTTGCTGCTGTCAAG ATCATGAAGGATATGGAGCGTTGGGCCAAGATCCAGAACCGGCAAAAGGAATGCGTGCGTTCCCCGTCACCTTTGCTGAGAAGCGGCATGGACGATGATAGGAAGCAATCCAAGACGGCTGATGCGGGGTTTGCAGTGTTCGAGAGGAAG AATTCAGGCAGTGAGGATCTCTTCAAGAAGCCTCTTGCTCCAgttaaaaaagaggaaaaatcaAAG CGACTTATGGGCTCTCTGGGGATGCTGGCGTCAGACTACGCTGCCGGAAGCgacgaggaggtggaggaggacaaggaggAGGTAGCACGTCAGATCAGCAAAGCTCCGCCCAACGTACGAGAGGACAAGCTGACGGACTGGAAGAAGATGGCCTGCTTACTGTGCAGGAGACAGTTCCCCAACAAGGACGCACTCGTCCGCCACCAGCAGCTGTCCGATCTGCATAAA CAAAACATGGAGATCCACTTGAAGATCAAGAGGTCTAAGAAAGAGCTGGAGGCACTTGAGAACCAAGAAAAAGAA AAACCAGTTAAGGGTGTGAATGTCTCCCAAACATTCCCTACACAGCTGACCACCAGGGAAGTTGTCAGGTCACCAGAACAAAAGCGGAGAAAACATCAACAGCCGCAGCAGCATTATAACAGCTGGGCTGGAGGATCTAG aGAGATGAACAAAGTCAGTGAAAGACCTGGTTTGGGCTCAGAACCTCCACCTCCC AGACGCCAGAAGAAAGAGCACGTAGCTTGGGACCACGCCACCTACAAACAAGCAGTGCGGAAGGCCATGTTTGCGCGCTTCAAGGAACTGGAGTGA
- the rbm6 gene encoding RNA-binding protein 5 isoform X2: protein MWNGPGQGPRGRPPFRGNHREEMFGRRDHPMPNFWGRDGMNMRPMGPMGSLDLPPPMDMRRLEGPPMWGHDMDPRGMRGRGLDRDHFRSGPGPNLNFRGQFDGNPRDNMMNSQGISGFDRGGRDPPTWGPNNRCMDMRDRDMFRDVPRFNNPNTDGRRGFPVDRTENNSDFRGMRPPMGIDDDSRFNMDMPPNERRMGDIDRRGGPPLNSRGGFEADMDFRDRPCPPPEFRDRDRSPLRFGNDGPPMDRPSAGPPANASGPQRSDFKHPEDQPRINKGPESSGSPLMDYRSGEEMTLAEEWKSRQKDKPPLSDEGMKGGSQPTHPAGFRRDATSGGPPAFVDKDRPPINFPGKDVCFPRADHFVEMDRPPFGRNSTQERTPPSVAPGRGIESNRWLAKRGTEQSQGNSTIGENFHKNQSTRQTMEPNNSFTGLDGITHSEGQTLGKMAEMEHFQSRDQDYRDIDYRTAPAKMFEYKQEDLQGTPLIEETKPDEHPQFTASGSKDQDYRSSSVEGKVSTTVSITGIPKTATMEQILGAITVPGGVPQPGMKIKNIPGYSSDTAYVEFLNLEDAVRFMESNKGSLKVGTRTVSLSYSHPDDSQRSVNESHRTLTPPMESQLSRPDQPSEEFESGQNGSASKGPTKPLPSTQWQRNSDLTPEAWQQQVDQQFQQQESETQAESWGNQNTLHHNSLQSKAIFKDSKTMIIKNIKPTTTVDAILKALDPFAYLDERNVRLIKAKTPGAKCFCFVDMDSHEEVTRLVDLLLNKPNPLYIDGVRVYAEVAKPLKHQNFRRELDKPNSLTPGYQPAGSTVEQQFYPQPFVQPPPGMQAGLPTGSSNPPLSVDANIIQGVDYASQAVDPSYQLTGAHVPDDTVATANESFDAETQDTSSYLYDATSGFYYDPETTLYYDPASRYFYNAQNQEYLYWDTTTKAYVPVPGGNQGHQPVVMTAEDQAILSNPAADAPLDMKKPSAPPVASTKPPVSADNQGSLSPERKDDDDSPRRDDRPRSLAAVKIMKDMERWAKIQNRQKECVRSPSPLLRSGMDDDRKQSKTADAGFAVFERKNSGSEDLFKKPLAPVKKEEKSKRLMGSLGMLASDYAAGSDEEVEEDKEEVARQISKAPPNVREDKLTDWKKMACLLCRRQFPNKDALVRHQQLSDLHKQNMEIHLKIKRSKKELEALENQEKEKPVKGVNVSQTFPTQLTTREVVRSPEQKRRKHQQPQQHYNSWAGGSREMNKVSERPGLGSEPPPPRRQKKEHVAWDHATYKQAVRKAMFARFKELE, encoded by the exons ATGTGGAATGGACCAGGGCAAGGACCAAGGGGAAGACCTCCGTTTAG AGGTAATCACCGTGAAGAAAtgtttgggagaagagatcatcCGATGCCTAATTTTTGGGGTAGAGATGGGATGAATATGAGACCCATGGGCCCAATGGGTTCTTTGGATCTACCACCACCAATGGACATGAGAAGATTGGAAGGTCCACCAATGTGGGGACATGACATGGATCCACGCGGTATGCGTGGCAGAGGTCTGGACAGAGATCATTTCAGATCTGGCCCTGGTCCAAATTTAAATTTCCGAGGGCAGTTTGACGGAAACCCCAGAGACAATATGATGAATTCACAGGGTATCTCAGGATTTGATAGAGGAGGCAGAGATCCTCCAACATGGGGGCCAAACAACAGATGTATGGACATGAGGGACAGGGACATGTTTCGTGATGTGCCTCGCTTCAATAATCCCAACACGGATGGGAGAAGAGGGTTTCCCGTCGACAGAACAGAGAACAATAGTGATTTTCGGGGAATGCGGCCTCCAATGGGTATTGATGATGACAGTCGTTTTAACATGGACATGCCTCCCAATGAACGGAGGATGGGGGACATAGATAGAAGAGGAGGACCGCCTTTGAATTCAAGAGGTGGATTTGAGGCGGATATGGACTTCAGAGATCGCCCTTGTCCACCGCCTGAATTTCGAGACAGGGATCGCTCTCCTTTAAGATTTGGAAATGATGGCCCTCCAATGGACAGGCCGAGCGCTGGCCCACCTGCCAATGCTAGCGGGCCACAAAGATCCGACTTCAAGCATCCCGAAGACCAGCCCAGAATTAATAAGGGTCCAGAATCGAGTGGTAGCCCCCTCATGGACTATAGGAGCGGTGAAGAGATGACTCTTGCAGAGGAATGGAAGAGCCGACAAAAGGATAAACCTCCTCTTTCAGATGAAGGTATGAAAGGTGGTTCTCAGCCCACCCACCCAGCAGGTTTTAGGAGGGATGCCACCAGTGGAGGTCCACCAGCATTTGTAGACAAGGATAGACCGCCTATTAATTTTCCAGGCAAAGATGTTTGCTTCCCTCGTGCCGATCACTTTGTTGAAATGGATCGCCCTCCGTTTGGTCGAAACTCTACACAAGAAAGAACTCCACCCTCTGTCGCTCCGGGAAGAGGAATTGAAAGTAATCGCTGGCTCGCAAAAAGAGGCACGGAACAGAGTCAGGGTAACTCAACAATTGGTGAAAATTTCCATAAGAACCAGTCAACTCGTCAGACTATGGAGCCAAATAATAGTTTTACAGGACTTGACGGTATCACACACAGTGAAGGACAGACTCTGGGTAAGATGGCAGAAATGGAGCATTTTCAAAGCAGGGACCAAGACTACAGAGACATTGATTACCGGACAGCTCCTGCAAAGATGTTTGAGTACAAGCAGGAGGATCTGCAGGGGACACCACTGATTGAGGAAACCAAACCAGATGAGCATCCGCAATTCACTGCATCAGGTTCTAAG GATCAAGATTACAGAAGCTCGTCAGTGGAAGGCAAAGTTTCCACAACAGTATCCATAACTGGCATTCCAAAGACTGCGACGATGGAGCAG ATTCTAGGTGCCATTACAGTGCCAGGTGGGGTGCCACAACCAGGGATGAAGATTAAAAACATCCCAG GTTACAGCTCTGATACGGCCTATGTGGAGTTTTTAAACCTCGAGGATGCAGTCCGCTTCATGGAGTCCAACAAG GGTTCCCTCAAGGTTGGCACTAGAACAGTTTCCCTTAGCTACTCTCATCCAGATGACAGTCAAAGAAGTGTTAAT gaATCCCATCGCACCTTGACTCCACCCATGGAGTCACAGTTGTCCAGACCCGATCAGCCATCAGAAGAATTTGAGTCCGGCCAAAATGGGTCGGCGTCTAAAGGCCCCACGAAGCCCCTGCCTTCCACCCAGTGGCAGCGCAACTCTGACCTGACCCCAGAGGCCTGGCAGCAGCAGGTTGACCAGCAGTTTCAGCAGCAGGAAAGTGAGACGCAAGCAGAGTCTTGGGGCAACCAAAACACCCTTCACCACAATTCCCTTCAGTCCAAAGCAATCTTTAAGGACAGTAAAA CCATgatcataaaaaatataaagccCACCACAACAGTAGATGCCATTCTCAAAGCTTTGGATCCGTTTGCTTATCTGGATGAGAGAAATGTTCGTCTGATCAAGGCCAAGACCCCTGGAGCAAAGTGCTTCTGCTTTGTTGACATGGATTCCCACGAG gaAGTGACGCGCTTGGTGGACCTACTCCTCAACAAACCCAATCCCCTTTATATTGATGGAGTCAGAGTGTATGCAGAAGTTGCCAAACCCCTAAAGCACCAGAA TTTCCGAAGAGAGCTTGACAAACCAAACAGCTTGACTCCAGGCTATCAGCCGGCAGGCAGTACAGTGGAG CAGCAGTTCTACCCGCAACCTTTTGTGCAGCCCCCTCCTGGAATGCAAG CCGGTTTGCCGACTGGTAGCAGTAATCCGCCTCTGTCAGTAGATGCCAACATTATCCAG GGAGTTGACTACGCCAGTCAAGCCGTGGATCCGTCCTACCAGTTGACCGGAGCACATGTGCCTGATGATACTGTAGCCACTGCCAATGAGTCGTTTG ATGCAGAGACGCAAGATACGTCCAGTTACTTGTACGACGCCACATCGGGCTTCTACTATGACCCTGAGACAACCCTGTACTATGACCCTGCCTCAAGA TACTTCTACAACGCACAGAACCAAGAGTATTTGTACTGGGACACGACAACAAAGGCATACGTTCCGGTGCCCGGAGGCAACCAGGGGCACCAACCTGTGGTCATGACGGCCGAAGACCAAGCCATTCTCTCTAACCCGGCAGCTGACGCTCCTCTGGATATGAAGAAACCCTCAGCGCCCCCAGTGGCCTCCACCAAACCGCCTGTTTCTGCTGACAACCAGGGAAGTCTGTCTCCTGAGAGGAAAGATGATGACGACTCGCCAAGAAGGGACGACAGACCAAGAAGCCTTGCTGCTGTCAAG ATCATGAAGGATATGGAGCGTTGGGCCAAGATCCAGAACCGGCAAAAGGAATGCGTGCGTTCCCCGTCACCTTTGCTGAGAAGCGGCATGGACGATGATAGGAAGCAATCCAAGACGGCTGATGCGGGGTTTGCAGTGTTCGAGAGGAAG AATTCAGGCAGTGAGGATCTCTTCAAGAAGCCTCTTGCTCCAgttaaaaaagaggaaaaatcaAAG CGACTTATGGGCTCTCTGGGGATGCTGGCGTCAGACTACGCTGCCGGAAGCgacgaggaggtggaggaggacaaggaggAGGTAGCACGTCAGATCAGCAAAGCTCCGCCCAACGTACGAGAGGACAAGCTGACGGACTGGAAGAAGATGGCCTGCTTACTGTGCAGGAGACAGTTCCCCAACAAGGACGCACTCGTCCGCCACCAGCAGCTGTCCGATCTGCATAAA CAAAACATGGAGATCCACTTGAAGATCAAGAGGTCTAAGAAAGAGCTGGAGGCACTTGAGAACCAAGAAAAAGAA AAACCAGTTAAGGGTGTGAATGTCTCCCAAACATTCCCTACACAGCTGACCACCAGGGAAGTTGTCAGGTCACCAGAACAAAAGCGGAGAAAACATCAACAGCCGCAGCAGCATTATAACAGCTGGGCTGGAGGATCTAG aGAGATGAACAAAGTCAGTGAAAGACCTGGTTTGGGCTCAGAACCTCCACCTCCC AGACGCCAGAAGAAAGAGCACGTAGCTTGGGACCACGCCACCTACAAACAAGCAGTGCGGAAGGCCATGTTTGCGCGCTTCAAGGAACTGGAGTGA